A single genomic interval of Prionailurus viverrinus isolate Anna chromosome A2, UM_Priviv_1.0, whole genome shotgun sequence harbors:
- the GPR62 gene encoding G-protein coupled receptor 62 yields MANTTVLNTSEVAVSAGLILAAVVEAAALLGNGALLVVVLRTPGLRDTLYLVHLCVVDLLAAASIMPLGLLAAPPPGLGRVRLGPAPCRAARFLSAALLPACTLGVAALGLARYRLIVHPLRPGARPPPGLVLTAVWAAAGLLGALSLLGPPPAPPPAPPRCSVLAGGLGPFRPLWALLAFALPALLLLGAYGGIFLVARRAALRPPRPARGSRPRSDSLDSRLSILPPLRPRLPGGKAALAPALAVGQFAACWLPYGCACLAPAEQAAVAEAPVTWVAYSAFAVHPFLYGLLQRPVRRALGRLARQALPQPPRTCTLRAWHLPTFLQHLQGPSLRPALGPPGAPEQAPDLPEGENLSMTGAT; encoded by the coding sequence ATGGCCAACACCACAGTGCTGAACACCTCAGAAGTCGCCGTCTCGGCAGGGTTGATCCTGGCGGCTGTCGTGGAGGCAGCAGCACTGCTGGGCAACGGCGCGCTGCTGGTCGTGGTGCTGCGCACCCCAGGACTGCGTGACACCCTCTACCTGGTGCACCTGTGCGTCGTGGACCTGCTGGCGGCCGCCTCCATCATGCCGCTGGGCCTGCTGGCCGCGCCACCGCCCGGGCTGGGCCGCGTGCGCCTGGGCCCCGCGCCGTGCCGCGCCGCGCGCTTCCTCTCGGCGGCGCTGCTCCCCGCCTGCACGCTCGGGGTGGCCGCGCTCGGTCTGGCGCGCTACCGCCTCATAGTACACCCGCTGCGGCCGGGCGCGCGGCCTCCGCCGGGCCTGGTGCTCACGGCCGTGTGGGCCGCCGCGGGGCTGCTGGGCGCGCTCTCCCTGCTCGGGCCGCCGCCCGCGCCACCCCCGGCTCCACCGCGCTGCTCAGTCCTGGCCGGTGGCCTCGGGCCTTTCCGGCCGCTCTGGGCGCTGCTGGCCTTCGCGCTACCAGCCCTCCTGCTGCTCGGCGCCTACGGCGGCATCTTCCTCGTGGCCCGCCGTGCGGCCCTGCGGCCCCCGCGGCCCGCGCGCGGCTCCCGGCCGCGCTCCGACTCTCTGGATAGCCGCCTCTCCATCTTGCCACCCCTCCGGCCTCGCCTGCCTGGGGGCAAAgcagccctggccccagccctggccGTGGGCCAGTTCGCAGCCTGCTGGCTGCCCTATGGCTGTGCGTGCCTGGCGCCCGCTGAGCAAGCCGCAGTGGCTGAGGCGCCCGTCACCTGGGTGGCCTACTCGGCCTTCGCGGTTCACCCCTTCCTGTATGGCCTGCTACAGCGCCCCGTACGCCGGGCACTGGGCCGTCTTGCCCGCCAGGCTCTGCCCCAGCCCCCGCGGACCTGTACTCTCCGGGCCTGGCACCTGCCGACATTTCTGCAGCACCTCCAGGGACCTTCATTGCGCCCTGCCCTAGGCCCTCCTGGGGCACCAGAACAAGCCCCAGATTTGCCAGAAGGGGAGAACCTGAGCATGACAGGGGCCACCTGA
- the PCBP4 gene encoding poly(rC)-binding protein 4 isoform X1 encodes MSGSDAGLEEEPELSITLTLRMLMHGKEVGSIIGKKGETVKRIREQSSARITISEGSCPERITTITGSTAAVFHAVSMIAFKLDEDLCAAPANGGNVSRPPVTLRLVIPASQCGSLIGKAGTKIKEIRETTGAQVQVAGDLLPNSTERAVTVSGVPDAIILCVRQICAVILESPPKGATIPYHPSLSLGTVLLSANQGFSVQGQYGAVTPAEVTKLQQLSGHAVPFASPSMVPGLDPGTQTSSQEFLVPNDLIGCVIGRQGSKISEIRQMSGAHIKIGNQAEGAGERHVTITGSPVSIALAQYLITACLETAKSTSGGTPGSAPTDLPAPFSPPLTALPTAPPGLLGTPYAISLSNFIGLKPVPFLALPPASPGPPPGLAAYTAKMAAANGSKKAERQKFSPY; translated from the exons ATGAGCGGTTCAGATgcggggctggaggaggagccaGAGCTCAGCATCACCCTCACACTTCGGATGCTAATGCATGGAAAG GAGGTTGGCAGCATAATTGGGAAG AAAGGAGAGACTGTAAAGCGAATCCGGGAGCAG AGCAGTGCCCGGATCACCATCTCTGAGGGTTCCTGCCCCGAGCGCATCACCACCATCACTGGGTCCACAGCAGCCGTCTTCCATGCAGTCTCCATGATCGCCTTCAAGCTGGATGAG GACCTTTGTGCTGCTCCTGCAAATGGTGGAAATGTCTCCAGGCCTCCGGTGACCCTGCGCCTTGTCATCCCTGCAAGCCAGTGTGGCTCACTGATTGGGAAGGCTGGCACCAAGATCAAGGAGATTCGAGAG ACCACGGGTGCCCAGGTGCAGGTGGCGGGAGACCTGCTCCCCAACTCTACAGAGCGTGCTGTCACTGTGTCCGGGGTACCTGATGCCATCATCCTGTGTGTGCGCCAGATCTGTGCTGTTATCCTGGAG TCCCCACCCAAAGGAGCTACTATCCCATATCATCCAAGCCTCTCCTTAGGTACCGTCCTTCTCTCTGCCAACCAG GGCTTTTCTGTCCAGGGTCAGTATGGGGCTGTGACCCCAGCTGAG GTCACCAAGCTCCAGCAGCTCTCGGGCCACGCAGTCCCCTTTGCCTCACCCAGCATGGTGCCAG gacTGGATCCTGGCACACAGACCAGCTCACAGGAGTTCTTGGTTCCCAACGAT CTGATTGGCTGCGTGATCGGGCGCCAGGGCAGCAAGATCAGTGAGATCCGGCAGATGTCAGGGGCACATATCAAGATCGGGAACCAAGCAGAGGGTGCTGGCGAGAGGCACGTGACCATCACTGGTTCCCCTGTCTCCATCGCCCTGGCCCAGTACCTCATCACTGCCTG TCTAGAAACGGCCAAGTCTACCTCTGGGGGGACGCCCGGCTCGGCCCCCACAGACCTGCCTGCCCCCTTCTCGCCGCCCCTGACGGCCCTGCCCACAGCTCCCCCAGGCCTGCTGGGTACACCCTATGCCATCTCCCTCTCCAACTTCATCGGCCTCAAGCCTGTGCCCTTCTTGGCTCTAccacctgcctccccagggcCGCCGCCGGGCTTGGCGGCCTACACTGCCAAGATGGCAGCAGCCAATGGGAGCAAGAAAGCTGAGCGGCAGAAATTCTCCCCCTACTGA
- the PARP3 gene encoding protein mono-ADP-ribosyltransferase PARP3 isoform X2, with protein sequence MAPKRKSPVQHAGPEKKKGRQGAEEEDSFRSTAKALRAAPTEKHIVRVDPACPLSHSPRTQVHEDYACTLNQTNIGSNNNKFYIIQLLEEGDRFACWNRWGRVMVGGPVRTMVQQVRPCSLDAATQKLITNIFSKDMFKNAMTLMNLDVKKMPLGKLSKQQIAQGFEALEALEAALKDPTDGGLSLEKLSSHFYTVIPHNFGRSRPPSINSPELLQAKKDMLLVLADIELAQTLQAAPEEEKVKEVPHPLDRDYQLLKCQLQLLDSEAPEYKVIYTYLEQTGNTYRCPVLQHVWKVNREGEGDRFQAHAKLGNRRLLWHGTNVAVVAAILTSGLRIMPHSGGRVGKGIYFASENSKSAGYVTGMSCGAHQIGYMFLGEVALGREYHITIDEPSLKQPPPGFDSVIARGHTEPDPAKDTELELDGQRVAVPQGQPVPCAEFSSSTFSQSEYLIYQESQCHLRYLLEVHL encoded by the exons ATGGCTCCAAAGCGCAAGTCCCCAGTGCAACATGCGGGTCctgaaaaaaagaaggggcgtcagggggcagaggaggaggacagCTTCCGCTCCACTGCCAAGGCTCTCAGAGCTGCACCCACGGAGAAGCACATAGTCCGAGTGGATCCAGCATGCCCACTCAGCCACAGTCCCAGGACTCAG GTGCATGAAGACTACGCCTGCACCCTGAACCAGACCAACATCgggagcaacaacaacaaattctACATCATCCAGCTGCTGGAAGAGGGTGACCGCTTCGCCTGCTGGAACCGCTGGGGTCGTGTG ATGGTTGGAGGCCCAGTAAGGACCATGGTTCAGCAGGTGCGGCCCTGCTCCCTGGACGCAGCTACACAGAAGCTCATCACCAACATCTTCAGCAAAGACATGTTCAAGAATGCCATGACCCTCATGAACctgg ATGTGAAGAAGATGCCCCTAGGGAAGTTGAGCAAGCAGCAGATTGCACAGGGCTTCGAGGCTCTGGAGGCACTGGAGGCGGCCCTCAAAGACCCTACGGATGGTGGCCTCAGCCTGGAGAAGCTATCCTCCCACTTCTACACTGTCATTCCCCACAACTTTGGCCGCAGTCGGCCCCCATCTATCAACTCCCCTGAGCTTCTGCAGGCCAAAAAGGACATGCTGCTG GTGCTGGCAGACATCGAGCTGGCTCAGACCCTGCAAGCAGCCCCTGAAGAGGAGAAGGTGAAGGAGGTGCCACACCCACTGGACCGAGACTACCAGCTCCTTAAGTGTCAGCTCCAGCTGCTCGACTCCGAGGCACCCGAGTACAAG GTAATATATACCTACTTAGAACAGACTGGCAACACCTACAGGTGCCCTGTTCTTCAACATGTTTGGAAAGTAAACCGAGAAGGGGAG GGAGATAGGTTCCAGGCCCATGCCAAGCTGGGTAATCGGAGGCTGCTGTGGCATGGCACCAATGTGGCTGTGGTGGCCGCCATCCTCACCAGTGGGCTTCGCATCATGCCACATTCTGGTGGCCGTGTTGGCAAGGGCATCTACTTCGCCTCAGAGAATAGCAAGTCAGCGGGCTATG TTACTGGCATGTCCTGCGGAGCCCACCAAATTGGCTACATGTTCCTGGGTGAGGTGGCACTGGGCAGAGAGTACCACATCACCATCGACGAGCCCAGCTTGAAGCAGCCACCCCCTGGCTTCGACAGTGTCattgcccgaggccacacagaGCCTG ATCCAGCGAAGGACACCGAGCTGGAGCTGGATGGACAGCGAGTGGCGGTGCCCCAGGGCCAGCCCGTGCCCTGCGCAGAGTTCAGCAGCTCCACCTTCTCCCAGAGCGAATATCTCATCTACCAAGAGAGCCAGTGTCACCTGCGCTACCTGCTAGAGGTTCATCTCTGA
- the PCBP4 gene encoding poly(rC)-binding protein 4 isoform X3 encodes MIAFKLDEDLCAAPANGGNVSRPPVTLRLVIPASQCGSLIGKAGTKIKEIRETTGAQVQVAGDLLPNSTERAVTVSGVPDAIILCVRQICAVILESPPKGATIPYHPSLSLGTVLLSANQGFSVQGQYGAVTPAEVTKLQQLSGHAVPFASPSMVPGLDPGTQTSSQEFLVPNDLIGCVIGRQGSKISEIRQMSGAHIKIGNQAEGAGERHVTITGSPVSIALAQYLITACLETAKSTSGGTPGSAPTDLPAPFSPPLTALPTAPPGLLGTPYAISLSNFIGLKPVPFLALPPASPGPPPGLAAYTAKMAAANGSKKAERQKFSPY; translated from the exons ATGATCGCCTTCAAGCTGGATGAG GACCTTTGTGCTGCTCCTGCAAATGGTGGAAATGTCTCCAGGCCTCCGGTGACCCTGCGCCTTGTCATCCCTGCAAGCCAGTGTGGCTCACTGATTGGGAAGGCTGGCACCAAGATCAAGGAGATTCGAGAG ACCACGGGTGCCCAGGTGCAGGTGGCGGGAGACCTGCTCCCCAACTCTACAGAGCGTGCTGTCACTGTGTCCGGGGTACCTGATGCCATCATCCTGTGTGTGCGCCAGATCTGTGCTGTTATCCTGGAG TCCCCACCCAAAGGAGCTACTATCCCATATCATCCAAGCCTCTCCTTAGGTACCGTCCTTCTCTCTGCCAACCAG GGCTTTTCTGTCCAGGGTCAGTATGGGGCTGTGACCCCAGCTGAG GTCACCAAGCTCCAGCAGCTCTCGGGCCACGCAGTCCCCTTTGCCTCACCCAGCATGGTGCCAG gacTGGATCCTGGCACACAGACCAGCTCACAGGAGTTCTTGGTTCCCAACGAT CTGATTGGCTGCGTGATCGGGCGCCAGGGCAGCAAGATCAGTGAGATCCGGCAGATGTCAGGGGCACATATCAAGATCGGGAACCAAGCAGAGGGTGCTGGCGAGAGGCACGTGACCATCACTGGTTCCCCTGTCTCCATCGCCCTGGCCCAGTACCTCATCACTGCCTG TCTAGAAACGGCCAAGTCTACCTCTGGGGGGACGCCCGGCTCGGCCCCCACAGACCTGCCTGCCCCCTTCTCGCCGCCCCTGACGGCCCTGCCCACAGCTCCCCCAGGCCTGCTGGGTACACCCTATGCCATCTCCCTCTCCAACTTCATCGGCCTCAAGCCTGTGCCCTTCTTGGCTCTAccacctgcctccccagggcCGCCGCCGGGCTTGGCGGCCTACACTGCCAAGATGGCAGCAGCCAATGGGAGCAAGAAAGCTGAGCGGCAGAAATTCTCCCCCTACTGA
- the PCBP4 gene encoding poly(rC)-binding protein 4 isoform X2, with translation MSGSDAGLEEEPELSITLTLRMLMHGKEVGSIIGKKGETVKRIREQSSARITISEGSCPERITTITGSTAAVFHAVSMIAFKLDEDLCAAPANGGNVSRPPVTLRLVIPASQCGSLIGKAGTKIKEIRETTGAQVQVAGDLLPNSTERAVTVSGVPDAIILCVRQICAVILESPPKGATIPYHPSLSLGTVLLSANQGFSVQGQYGAVTPAEVTKLQQLSGHAVPFASPSMVPGLDPGTQTSSQEFLVPNDLIGCVIGRQGSKISEIRQMSGAHIKIGNQAEGAGERHVTITGSPVSIALAQYLITAWAAAGLGGLHCQDGSSQWEQES, from the exons ATGAGCGGTTCAGATgcggggctggaggaggagccaGAGCTCAGCATCACCCTCACACTTCGGATGCTAATGCATGGAAAG GAGGTTGGCAGCATAATTGGGAAG AAAGGAGAGACTGTAAAGCGAATCCGGGAGCAG AGCAGTGCCCGGATCACCATCTCTGAGGGTTCCTGCCCCGAGCGCATCACCACCATCACTGGGTCCACAGCAGCCGTCTTCCATGCAGTCTCCATGATCGCCTTCAAGCTGGATGAG GACCTTTGTGCTGCTCCTGCAAATGGTGGAAATGTCTCCAGGCCTCCGGTGACCCTGCGCCTTGTCATCCCTGCAAGCCAGTGTGGCTCACTGATTGGGAAGGCTGGCACCAAGATCAAGGAGATTCGAGAG ACCACGGGTGCCCAGGTGCAGGTGGCGGGAGACCTGCTCCCCAACTCTACAGAGCGTGCTGTCACTGTGTCCGGGGTACCTGATGCCATCATCCTGTGTGTGCGCCAGATCTGTGCTGTTATCCTGGAG TCCCCACCCAAAGGAGCTACTATCCCATATCATCCAAGCCTCTCCTTAGGTACCGTCCTTCTCTCTGCCAACCAG GGCTTTTCTGTCCAGGGTCAGTATGGGGCTGTGACCCCAGCTGAG GTCACCAAGCTCCAGCAGCTCTCGGGCCACGCAGTCCCCTTTGCCTCACCCAGCATGGTGCCAG gacTGGATCCTGGCACACAGACCAGCTCACAGGAGTTCTTGGTTCCCAACGAT CTGATTGGCTGCGTGATCGGGCGCCAGGGCAGCAAGATCAGTGAGATCCGGCAGATGTCAGGGGCACATATCAAGATCGGGAACCAAGCAGAGGGTGCTGGCGAGAGGCACGTGACCATCACTGGTTCCCCTGTCTCCATCGCCCTGGCCCAGTACCTCATCACTGCCTG ggcCGCCGCCGGGCTTGGCGGCCTACACTGCCAAGATGGCAGCAGCCAATGGGAGCAAGAAAGCTGA
- the ABHD14B gene encoding putative protein-lysine deacylase ABHD14B — MAGVEQHEGTIQVQGQSLFFREARPGGGQAACFSVLLLHGIRFSSETWQNLGTLHSLAQAGYRAVAIDLPGLGRSKEAAAPAPIGELVPSSFLAAVVDALDLGPPVVISPSLSGMYSLPFLTAPGSQLRGYVPVAPICTDKINAADYASVKTSTLIVYGDQDPMGLTSFEHLKHLPNHRVLVMEGAGHPCYLDKPGEWHTGLLDFLQGLA, encoded by the exons ATGGCGGGTGTGGAGCAGCACGAGGGCACCATCCAGGTGCAGGGCCAGAGCCTCTTCTTCCGAGAGGCTCGGCCAGGCGGTGGACAGGCTGCCTGCTTCTCAGTTCTGCTGTTGCATGGTATCCGCTTCTCCTCTGAGACCTGGCAGAACCTGGGCACGCTGCACAGTCTGGCTCAGGCTGGCTACCGGGCTGTGGCCATCGACCTGCCAG GTCTGGGGCGCTCCAAGGAAGCAGCAGCCCCTGCCCCTATTGGAGAGCTGGTCCCCAGCAGCTTCCTGGCAGCTGTGGTAGATGCCTTGGACCTGGGTCCCCCAGTTGTGATCAGCCCGTCGTTGAGTGGCATGTACTCCCTGCCCTTCCTGACGGCCCCTGGCTCCCAGCTCCGGGGCTATGTGCCAGTGGCCCCTATCTGCACTGACAAAATCAATGCTGCCGACTATGCCAGTGTGAAG aCCTCAACACTTATTGTATATGGAGACCAGGACCCCATGGGTCTGACCAGCTTTGAGCACCTGAAGCATCTGCCCAACCACCGTGTGTTGGTCATGGAGGGGGCAGGGCACCCCTGTTACCTTGACAAACCTGGGGAGTGGCACACAGGGCTGCTGGATTTCCTGCAGGGGCTAGCATGA
- the RRP9 gene encoding U3 small nucleolar RNA-interacting protein 2, with product MSAAAAARKRGRSASGAGAGAGAGKRRRKADSAGEKGKSKGGGKMNEEISSDSESESLAPRRTEEEEEEELEETAQEKKLRLAKLYLEQLRQQEEEKAEAQAFEEDQVAGRLKEDVLEQRGRLQKSVAKEIQAPAPADIQVLRGHQLSITCVVITPDDSAIFSAAKDCTIIKWSVESRRKLHVIPRAKKGVEGQPPGHGSHILCMAISSDGKYLASGDRSKLIFIWEAQSCRHLYTFTGHRDAVSGLAFRRGTHQLYSTSHDRSVKVWNVAENSYVETLFGHQDAVAALDALSRECCVTAGGRDGTVRVWKIPEESQLVFYGHQGSIDSIQLINEEHMVSGADDGSVALWGLSKKRPLALQREAHGLRGEPGLEQPFWVSSVAALLNTDLVATGSHSSRVRLWQCGEGFRRLDPLCDIPLVGFINSLKFSTAGDFLVAGVGQEHRLGRWWRIKEARNSVCIIPLRRAPRPPTAGS from the exons ATGTCGGCGGCAGCGGCGGCTCGAAAACGCGGAAGGTCGGCCTCGGGGGCCGGGGCCGGTGCAGGGGCCGGCAAGCGGCGGCGGAAG GCGGATTCTGCCGGGGAGAAGGGCAAGTCCAAGGGAGGCGGCAAGATGAATGAGGAGATCTCCAGCGACTCCGAGAGTGAGAG ccTAGCTCCCAGGAGgactgaggaggaagaggaggaggagctggaggagacaGCCCAGGAAAAGAAGCTGCGCTTGGCCAAACTCTACTTGGAGCAGCTCAGGCAACAAG aggaggagaaggcTGAGGCCCAGGCATTTGAGGAGGACCAGGTGGCAGGGCGCCTGAAGGAGGACGTG CTCGAGCAGAGAGGCAGGCTGCAGAAGTCGGTGGCAAAGGAG aTTCAGGCCCCAGCCCCGGCTGACATCCAAGTCTTGCGGGGGCACCAGCTCTCCATCACATGCGTGGTCATCACCCCCGACGACTCAGCCATCTTCTCTGCTGCCAAAGACTGCACCATTATCAAGT GGAGTGTTGAGAGCAGACGGAAGCTTCATGTGATCCCACGAGCCAAGAAGGGTGTGGAGGGGCAGCCCCCCGGCCACGGCAGCCACATCCTCTGCATGGCCATCTCCTCTGACGGCAAGTACCTT GCCTCGGGTGACCGCAGCAAGCTCATTTTCATTTGGGAGGCCCAGAGCTGCCGGCACCTGTACACTTTCACGGGACACCGGGACGCTGTGTCG GGGCTGGCCTTCCGCAGAGGCACCCACCAGCTCTACAGCACGTCCCACGACCGCTCTGTGAAGGTGTGGAATGTGGCGGAGAACTCCTATGTGGAGACACT ctTTGGGCACCAGGACGCCGTGGCCGCGCTGGATGCCCTGAGCAGGGAGTGCTGCGTGACAGCCGGGGGCCGAGACGGGACGGTGCGCGTGTGGAAGATCCCGGAGGAGTCCCAGCTTGTCTTCTATGGCCACCA GGGCTCCATCGACAGCATCCAGCTCATCAATGAGGAGCACATGGTGTCGGGTGCAGATGATGG CTCTGTGGCCTTGTGGGGCCTCTCTAAGAAGCGGCCACTTGCCCTACAGCGTGAGGCCCATGGGCTGCGGGGGGAGCCAGGCCTGGAGCAGCCCTTCTGGGTGTCATCGGTGGCAGCCCTTCTCAACACGGACCTTGTGGCTACAG GCTCCCACAGCTCTCGCGTGCGGCTCTGGCAGTGTGGGGAGGGCTTCCGACGGCTTGACCCTCTCTGTGACATTCCCCTG gTGGGCTTCATCAATAGCCTCAAGTTCTCCACCGCTGGGGATTTCctggtggctggggtggggcaggagcaCAG GCTTGGCCGCTGGTGGCGCATCAAAGAGGCTCGGAACTCCGTCTGCATCATCCCCCTCCGCagggcccccaggccccccactgCTGGCTCCTGA
- the PARP3 gene encoding protein mono-ADP-ribosyltransferase PARP3 isoform X1 — translation MAPKRKSPVQHAGPEKKKGRQGAEEEDSFRSTAKALRAAPTEKHIVRVDPACPLSHSPRTQVHEDYACTLNQTNIGSNNNKFYIIQLLEEGDRFACWNRWGRVGEVGQSKLSYFMLLEDAKKDFEKKFRDKTKNSWVDRDHFVAHPGKYMLIEVQGEDEAQEAMVKMVGGPVRTMVQQVRPCSLDAATQKLITNIFSKDMFKNAMTLMNLDVKKMPLGKLSKQQIAQGFEALEALEAALKDPTDGGLSLEKLSSHFYTVIPHNFGRSRPPSINSPELLQAKKDMLLVLADIELAQTLQAAPEEEKVKEVPHPLDRDYQLLKCQLQLLDSEAPEYKVIYTYLEQTGNTYRCPVLQHVWKVNREGEGDRFQAHAKLGNRRLLWHGTNVAVVAAILTSGLRIMPHSGGRVGKGIYFASENSKSAGYVTGMSCGAHQIGYMFLGEVALGREYHITIDEPSLKQPPPGFDSVIARGHTEPDPAKDTELELDGQRVAVPQGQPVPCAEFSSSTFSQSEYLIYQESQCHLRYLLEVHL, via the exons ATGGCTCCAAAGCGCAAGTCCCCAGTGCAACATGCGGGTCctgaaaaaaagaaggggcgtcagggggcagaggaggaggacagCTTCCGCTCCACTGCCAAGGCTCTCAGAGCTGCACCCACGGAGAAGCACATAGTCCGAGTGGATCCAGCATGCCCACTCAGCCACAGTCCCAGGACTCAG GTGCATGAAGACTACGCCTGCACCCTGAACCAGACCAACATCgggagcaacaacaacaaattctACATCATCCAGCTGCTGGAAGAGGGTGACCGCTTCGCCTGCTGGAACCGCTGGGGTCGTGTG GGAGAAGTGGGCCAGTCAAAGCTCAGCTATTTCATGTTACTGGAGGATGCAAAAAAGGACTTTGAGAAGAAGTTTCGGGACAAGACCAAGAACAGCTGGGTGGATCGGGACCATTTTGTGGCCCACCCGGGCAAGTACATGCTTATTGAAGTACAGGGAGAGGACGAGGCCCAGGAAGCCATGGTGAAG ATGGTTGGAGGCCCAGTAAGGACCATGGTTCAGCAGGTGCGGCCCTGCTCCCTGGACGCAGCTACACAGAAGCTCATCACCAACATCTTCAGCAAAGACATGTTCAAGAATGCCATGACCCTCATGAACctgg ATGTGAAGAAGATGCCCCTAGGGAAGTTGAGCAAGCAGCAGATTGCACAGGGCTTCGAGGCTCTGGAGGCACTGGAGGCGGCCCTCAAAGACCCTACGGATGGTGGCCTCAGCCTGGAGAAGCTATCCTCCCACTTCTACACTGTCATTCCCCACAACTTTGGCCGCAGTCGGCCCCCATCTATCAACTCCCCTGAGCTTCTGCAGGCCAAAAAGGACATGCTGCTG GTGCTGGCAGACATCGAGCTGGCTCAGACCCTGCAAGCAGCCCCTGAAGAGGAGAAGGTGAAGGAGGTGCCACACCCACTGGACCGAGACTACCAGCTCCTTAAGTGTCAGCTCCAGCTGCTCGACTCCGAGGCACCCGAGTACAAG GTAATATATACCTACTTAGAACAGACTGGCAACACCTACAGGTGCCCTGTTCTTCAACATGTTTGGAAAGTAAACCGAGAAGGGGAG GGAGATAGGTTCCAGGCCCATGCCAAGCTGGGTAATCGGAGGCTGCTGTGGCATGGCACCAATGTGGCTGTGGTGGCCGCCATCCTCACCAGTGGGCTTCGCATCATGCCACATTCTGGTGGCCGTGTTGGCAAGGGCATCTACTTCGCCTCAGAGAATAGCAAGTCAGCGGGCTATG TTACTGGCATGTCCTGCGGAGCCCACCAAATTGGCTACATGTTCCTGGGTGAGGTGGCACTGGGCAGAGAGTACCACATCACCATCGACGAGCCCAGCTTGAAGCAGCCACCCCCTGGCTTCGACAGTGTCattgcccgaggccacacagaGCCTG ATCCAGCGAAGGACACCGAGCTGGAGCTGGATGGACAGCGAGTGGCGGTGCCCCAGGGCCAGCCCGTGCCCTGCGCAGAGTTCAGCAGCTCCACCTTCTCCCAGAGCGAATATCTCATCTACCAAGAGAGCCAGTGTCACCTGCGCTACCTGCTAGAGGTTCATCTCTGA